In a single window of the Streptomyces sp. HUAS ZL42 genome:
- a CDS encoding response regulator transcription factor, with protein sequence MRVLVVEDEQLLADAVATGLRREAMAVDVVYDGAAALERIGVNDYDVVVLDRDLPLVHGDDVCRKIVELGMPTRVLMLTASGDVSDRVEGLEIGADDYLPKPFAFSELTARVRALGRRTSVPLPPVLERAGIKLDPNRREVFRDGKEVQLAPKEFAVLEVLMRSEGAVVSAEQLLEKAWDENTDPFTNVVRVTVMTLRRKLGEPPVIVTVPGSGYRI encoded by the coding sequence GTGCGCGTACTCGTCGTCGAGGACGAGCAGCTGCTCGCCGATGCGGTGGCCACCGGACTGCGCCGGGAGGCCATGGCCGTCGACGTCGTGTACGACGGTGCGGCCGCCCTGGAGCGCATCGGCGTCAACGACTACGACGTGGTCGTCCTCGACCGAGACCTCCCGCTGGTGCACGGCGACGACGTCTGCCGCAAGATCGTCGAGCTGGGCATGCCCACGCGCGTGCTGATGCTGACGGCGTCCGGCGACGTCAGCGACCGGGTCGAGGGTCTGGAGATCGGCGCCGACGACTATCTCCCCAAGCCTTTCGCGTTCAGCGAGCTGACGGCACGCGTGCGTGCCCTGGGCCGCCGTACGAGCGTGCCGCTGCCGCCCGTGCTGGAGCGCGCGGGGATCAAGCTCGACCCGAACCGCCGCGAGGTCTTCCGCGACGGCAAGGAGGTCCAGCTGGCGCCCAAGGAGTTCGCCGTCCTGGAGGTGCTGATGCGCAGCGAGGGCGCGGTCGTGTCCGCGGAGCAGCTTCTTGAGAAGGCCTGGGACGAGAACACCGACCCGTTCACGAATGTCGTGCGTGTGACGGTCATGACCCTGCGCCGCAAGTTGGGTGAGCCTCCGGTCATCGTCACCGTCCCCGGCTCCGGCTACCGGATCTGA